In a genomic window of Kineococcus mangrovi:
- a CDS encoding TRAP transporter large permease subunit, whose product MIAIWALGAYITSIIVWNAALKRNIGEAMLVGLLVTVAFAGRDLFSLLATSVAHAMQEEVTYAAIAFVVASHLMSRTPILFRLIDILNSLLGRVRGGPVYTSILGGAAFAAIAHIGAAVTAAVGSITIPWMKRSGVTPAMSATVVAGCAGMGITFPFSGTMFILVGSAGVSQLMDADEIVLPLFIAGAWCLLYRLVAAFVIVRRHGIQAMDPADLLPVRRSVRVGWTSLLLLVAIAVPVALTLGPTGRALNSWTGVDVGDAVSLVLWIPVLLTVLVAVLGRDALPKRPREWWTLFGDSAPRIGVVGVTIVSAFAASGALASLGLPAQLTALLGRLDAPLWILAICVGVLVVAVAIPLTGSATMAAIGPVAVVTLVGAGVPAPVAASAVLVFASTEGASPPSAAPIYVASGIAGADPGKTFKPLVGYFCLPVLAIGVLISLGVLPV is encoded by the coding sequence GTGATCGCGATCTGGGCGCTGGGCGCCTACATCACCTCGATCATCGTCTGGAACGCCGCGCTCAAGCGGAACATCGGCGAGGCGATGCTCGTCGGGCTGCTCGTCACCGTGGCCTTCGCCGGGAGGGACCTGTTCTCCCTGCTCGCCACCTCGGTGGCGCACGCGATGCAGGAGGAGGTCACCTACGCCGCCATCGCGTTCGTCGTGGCCAGCCACCTCATGAGCCGGACCCCGATCCTGTTCCGGCTCATCGACATCCTCAACTCGCTGCTCGGGCGGGTGCGCGGGGGTCCCGTCTACACGAGCATCCTCGGCGGGGCCGCGTTCGCCGCCATCGCCCACATCGGCGCGGCCGTGACGGCCGCCGTCGGGTCCATCACCATCCCCTGGATGAAGCGGTCCGGGGTGACACCGGCGATGTCCGCGACCGTCGTCGCCGGCTGCGCGGGGATGGGGATCACCTTCCCCTTCAGCGGGACGATGTTCATCCTCGTCGGTTCCGCCGGGGTGTCCCAGCTCATGGACGCCGACGAGATCGTCCTGCCCCTGTTCATCGCGGGCGCCTGGTGCCTGCTGTACCGGCTCGTCGCGGCCTTCGTCATCGTGCGCCGGCACGGCATCCAGGCGATGGACCCGGCCGACCTGCTGCCCGTGCGGCGCAGCGTGCGGGTGGGGTGGACCTCGCTCCTGCTGCTCGTCGCGATCGCCGTCCCCGTCGCGTTGACGCTCGGCCCGACCGGGCGGGCCCTGAACTCCTGGACGGGTGTCGACGTGGGGGACGCCGTCAGCCTCGTGCTGTGGATCCCCGTCCTGCTCACGGTCCTCGTGGCCGTCCTCGGCCGCGACGCGCTGCCGAAGCGGCCGCGCGAGTGGTGGACGCTGTTCGGGGACAGCGCACCGCGCATCGGTGTCGTCGGCGTGACGATCGTCAGCGCGTTCGCGGCGTCGGGGGCCCTGGCCAGCCTCGGGCTGCCCGCCCAGTTGACGGCGCTGCTGGGCCGGCTCGACGCGCCCCTGTGGATCCTCGCGATCTGCGTCGGCGTGCTCGTGGTGGCCGTGGCCATCCCGCTGACCGGGTCGGCGACGATGGCGGCCATCGGCCCCGTCGCCGTGGTGACGCTCGTGGGTGCCGGGGTTCCCGCCCCCGTCGCGGCGTCCGCCGTGCTGGTGTTCGCCTCCACCGAGGGCGCCTCCCCGCCGTCGGCCGCCCCGATCTACGTCGCCAGCGGCATCGCCGGCGCCGACCCGGGCAAGACGTTCAAACCCCTCGTCGGGTACTTCTGCCTGCCGGTCCTCGCGATCGGCGTGCTCATCAGCCTGGGCGTCCTGCCCGTCTGA
- a CDS encoding DUF1932 domain-containing protein, which translates to MTVAVLGLGEAGSLYAQGFVSAGRTVVGFDPADVPTPEGVVRAATVAEAVAGAHLVLGLTGAAHAEAVFDAARPHLGPDAVFVEMNSASPSLKQRLARRADGVAVADVAVVGSVPDGGARTALVVSGDGAEATAAEFRALGAEVEVLAGEAGAAARRKLLRSVFMKGLGALVVETLAAGEAAGDLDWVRAQVAAQLAGGDAWVDRLARGTVKHGLRRSHESSAAAQVLRELGVNPTMTLAAADLHLGAVRDEHRLEQGILDAYAGVPVANVGDARDRLGLLAGRVRAVWPGARVVGRALPVFCRKGENIGIVAALDVAQPGDVLVVDGQGDPDRALMGELIAERARVKGVLGMVVDGAVRDVEELQELRFPVWAVGSSPAGPYKNGPGWAGRPVAVGGVVVNRGDLVVGDGDGVVVVPAAEAERTLADALAVQADENARRAAIVASGGPR; encoded by the coding sequence ATGACGGTCGCCGTCCTCGGTCTCGGTGAGGCCGGGTCTCTCTACGCCCAGGGGTTCGTCTCCGCCGGACGCACGGTCGTCGGGTTCGACCCGGCCGACGTCCCCACGCCCGAGGGCGTCGTGCGCGCCGCGACGGTCGCCGAGGCGGTCGCCGGGGCCCACCTGGTCCTGGGCCTGACGGGCGCCGCGCACGCCGAGGCCGTGTTCGACGCGGCCCGGCCCCACCTCGGGCCCGACGCCGTGTTCGTCGAGATGAACTCGGCGTCCCCCTCCCTCAAGCAGCGCCTGGCCCGCCGCGCCGACGGGGTCGCCGTCGCCGACGTCGCCGTCGTGGGCTCGGTGCCCGACGGCGGGGCCCGCACCGCGCTCGTCGTGTCCGGCGACGGCGCCGAGGCCACCGCCGCCGAGTTCCGCGCCCTGGGCGCCGAGGTGGAGGTCCTGGCCGGGGAGGCGGGGGCCGCGGCCCGCCGCAAACTCCTGCGCAGCGTCTTCATGAAGGGCCTGGGCGCCCTCGTGGTCGAGACCCTCGCCGCGGGCGAGGCCGCGGGTGACCTCGACTGGGTGCGCGCTCAGGTCGCCGCGCAGCTCGCGGGTGGCGACGCCTGGGTGGACCGCCTCGCCCGCGGCACCGTCAAGCACGGGCTCCGGCGCAGCCACGAGTCCTCCGCCGCGGCCCAGGTCCTGCGCGAACTCGGGGTGAACCCGACGATGACCCTCGCCGCCGCCGACCTGCACCTCGGCGCGGTGCGCGACGAGCACCGGCTGGAACAGGGGATCCTCGACGCCTACGCCGGGGTCCCCGTCGCCAACGTCGGCGACGCCCGCGACCGCCTCGGCCTGCTCGCCGGCCGGGTGCGCGCCGTCTGGCCGGGCGCCCGCGTCGTCGGCCGCGCCCTGCCCGTGTTCTGCCGCAAGGGGGAGAACATCGGCATCGTCGCCGCCCTCGACGTCGCCCAGCCCGGGGACGTCCTCGTCGTCGACGGTCAGGGCGACCCCGACCGCGCCCTCATGGGCGAACTCATCGCCGAACGCGCCCGCGTCAAGGGCGTCCTGGGCATGGTCGTCGACGGCGCCGTCCGCGACGTCGAGGAACTGCAGGAACTCCGGTTCCCCGTGTGGGCGGTGGGTTCCTCCCCCGCCGGCCCCTACAAGAACGGGCCCGGCTGGGCCGGTCGCCCGGTGGCCGTCGGCGGTGTCGTCGTGAACCGCGGCGACCTCGTCGTGGGCGACGGCGACGGCGTGGTGGTCGTCCCGGCCGCCGAGGCCGAGCGCACGCTCGCCGACGCGCTCGCGGTGCAGGCCGACGAGAACGCCCGCCGTGCCGCGATCGTCGCCTCCGGCGGACCCCGGTGA
- a CDS encoding glycoside hydrolase family 32 protein, producing the protein MDFRPLAHFTAHDTWLNDPNGLLHRDGVWHLFFQNNPVGAVWGNVSWGHATSRDLLTWEHHPVAIPREGEESIFSGSAVVHDGRVVAIYTSAYDDGKQAQSLACSEDGATFVKDPANPVLDRGSTGFRDPKVFRYGDSWRMVTVEADERTLLVHASEDLRTWTEVGSFRDEPGVGIWECPDLFPLPLDGPDGEESWVLLLSVQDSTGSRVQYRVGTFDGARFRGGPPRPFDVGPDVYAVATWTDAPGGRRVLLGWMAQPTYAGLTPTAPWRGAMTAPRDLSLVSVGGEPTLVQTFSPEVTAGFTRPVDDLPTAALVRCAFTPGTTASWEFAAGDDVVRLAVVTGELVVDRRASGLVDFHEEFARVDRTPLPEGLREFSVLLDRCSVEVLAGPVAVTQLVFPTEPYREVRTTGTARAEVLAR; encoded by the coding sequence GTGGACTTCCGGCCGCTGGCGCACTTCACCGCCCACGACACGTGGCTCAACGACCCCAACGGCCTGCTGCACCGCGACGGGGTGTGGCACCTGTTCTTCCAGAACAACCCCGTCGGTGCGGTGTGGGGGAACGTGTCGTGGGGCCACGCGACGTCGCGCGACCTGCTGACCTGGGAGCACCACCCGGTGGCGATCCCCCGCGAGGGCGAGGAGTCGATCTTCTCCGGCAGCGCCGTCGTCCACGACGGTCGCGTCGTCGCGATCTACACGAGCGCGTACGACGACGGGAAGCAGGCGCAGTCGCTGGCGTGCAGCGAGGACGGCGCGACGTTCGTCAAGGACCCCGCGAACCCCGTGCTCGACCGCGGCTCGACGGGTTTCCGCGACCCGAAGGTGTTCCGGTACGGGGACTCCTGGCGGATGGTGACGGTCGAGGCCGACGAGCGGACGCTGCTCGTCCACGCCTCCGAGGACCTGCGGACCTGGACCGAGGTGGGGAGCTTCCGCGACGAACCCGGCGTCGGCATCTGGGAGTGCCCCGACCTGTTCCCCCTGCCGCTGGACGGGCCGGACGGGGAGGAGTCCTGGGTCCTGCTGCTGAGCGTGCAGGACTCCACCGGATCGCGGGTGCAGTACCGGGTGGGGACGTTCGACGGCGCGCGGTTCCGCGGCGGCCCGCCGCGGCCGTTCGACGTCGGGCCGGACGTGTACGCGGTCGCGACGTGGACCGACGCCCCCGGCGGGCGCCGGGTGCTGCTCGGGTGGATGGCCCAGCCGACGTACGCGGGGCTGACCCCGACCGCTCCGTGGCGCGGGGCGATGACCGCTCCGCGGGACCTGTCCCTGGTGAGCGTGGGCGGCGAGCCGACGCTCGTGCAGACGTTCTCCCCCGAGGTGACCGCGGGTTTCACCCGCCCGGTCGACGACCTGCCGACCGCCGCCCTCGTGCGGTGCGCGTTCACGCCCGGCACCACCGCCTCGTGGGAGTTCGCCGCCGGTGACGACGTGGTCCGGCTGGCCGTGGTGACGGGTGAGCTCGTCGTCGACCGCCGCGCGTCGGGGCTCGTAGACTTCCACGAGGAGTTCGCCCGCGTCGACCGCACCCCCTTGCCCGAGGGCCTGAGGGAGTTCTCCGTCCTGCTCGACCGCTGCTCGGTCGAGGTCCTCGCCGGGCCGGTCGCGGTGACGCAGCTGGTGTTCCCCACCGAGCCGTACCGGGAGGTGCGCACCACCGGCACGGCGCGGGCGGAGGTCCTCGCCCGCTGA
- a CDS encoding SDR family NAD(P)-dependent oxidoreductase, protein MNASPVPGRFADADVVVTGAAHGIGRACARRLAAEGARVALLDRDVAAAEALLPELAGTGHRVRAVDVLDDASVRAAFDGLTAHALVHVAGLALEQGEFEDSRDEEWTANLDLNLLGAVRCTRAALPLLREHATSAVVLVSSINALAGLGGEAYAAAKAGLGALALNLTRTHARHGVRANVVAPGTIRTRVWDGRPGMPDVWADWYPLGRVGEPEDVAAAAAFLASDDAAWITGHTLPVDGGFLANVR, encoded by the coding sequence GTGAACGCCTCCCCGGTCCCCGGCCGCTTCGCCGACGCGGACGTCGTCGTGACCGGTGCCGCGCACGGCATCGGCCGGGCCTGCGCGCGGCGCCTGGCCGCCGAGGGGGCCCGCGTCGCCCTCCTGGACCGCGACGTCGCGGCGGCCGAGGCGCTGCTGCCGGAGCTGGCGGGCACCGGCCACCGGGTGCGGGCCGTCGACGTCCTCGACGACGCCTCCGTCCGCGCCGCGTTCGACGGTCTCACCGCGCACGCGCTCGTCCACGTCGCCGGCCTGGCGCTGGAGCAGGGGGAGTTCGAGGACTCCCGCGACGAGGAGTGGACGGCCAACCTCGACCTCAACCTGCTCGGCGCGGTCCGGTGCACCCGGGCCGCGCTGCCCCTGCTGCGCGAGCACGCCACGTCCGCCGTCGTCCTCGTCAGCTCCATCAACGCCCTCGCCGGGCTGGGCGGTGAGGCCTACGCGGCCGCCAAGGCCGGGCTCGGGGCGCTGGCGCTGAACCTCACCCGCACCCACGCCCGGCACGGGGTCCGCGCGAACGTCGTCGCGCCCGGCACGATCCGGACCCGCGTCTGGGACGGGCGGCCGGGGATGCCGGACGTCTGGGCGGACTGGTACCCCCTCGGCCGCGTCGGTGAACCCGAGGACGTCGCGGCCGCCGCCGCGTTCCTCGCCTCCGACGACGCGGCCTGGATCACCGGCCACACCCTCCCGGTGGACGGCGGGTTCCTCGCCAACGTCCGCTGA
- the add gene encoding adenosine deaminase, whose translation MDLDAFTAALPKVELHLHLEGTLEPELKLELARRNGVDIGQSTVEEVRATYVFDSLASFLAVYYPAMDVLVTRADFRDLAMAYFRKAAEQNVRHAEVFFDPQVHLARGVAFEDVVLGYHDAVEQAQRELGLSAGLILCIVRDMPVESAEEVVEEMLGFGEQIVGIGLDSDERGNPPGRFAHLFARAREAGFKVTVHCDVDQEDTLEHLRQALEEIEVDRVDHGTNVVEDPRLLALLQERGTGLTCCPVSNSFVTDDSKAPVIADLLRRGVKVTVNSDDPAYFGGYVTENLVALTRAADLGPDELIQLQRNAIDISWASEEVKEGFLAELDAYEALVAPPL comes from the coding sequence ATGGACCTCGACGCCTTCACCGCCGCCCTGCCCAAGGTCGAGCTGCACCTGCACCTGGAGGGGACCCTCGAACCGGAGCTGAAGCTCGAGCTGGCCCGCCGCAACGGCGTCGACATCGGCCAGAGCACGGTCGAGGAGGTGCGGGCCACCTACGTCTTCGACTCCCTGGCCTCCTTCCTCGCCGTCTACTACCCCGCGATGGACGTCCTCGTGACGCGCGCGGACTTCCGCGACCTCGCGATGGCCTACTTCCGCAAGGCCGCGGAGCAGAACGTGCGCCACGCCGAGGTGTTCTTCGACCCCCAGGTCCACCTCGCCCGCGGGGTGGCGTTCGAGGACGTCGTGCTCGGCTACCACGACGCCGTCGAGCAGGCGCAGCGCGAGCTGGGGCTGAGCGCGGGGCTGATCCTGTGCATCGTCCGGGACATGCCGGTCGAGAGCGCCGAGGAGGTCGTCGAGGAGATGCTGGGGTTCGGCGAGCAGATCGTCGGGATCGGCCTGGACTCCGACGAGCGCGGCAACCCGCCGGGGAGGTTCGCGCACCTGTTCGCCCGCGCCCGCGAGGCCGGGTTCAAGGTGACGGTGCACTGCGACGTCGACCAGGAGGACACCCTCGAGCACCTGCGGCAGGCGCTGGAGGAGATCGAGGTCGACCGCGTCGACCACGGCACGAACGTCGTGGAGGACCCCCGGCTGCTGGCGCTGCTGCAGGAGCGCGGGACCGGCCTGACGTGCTGCCCGGTCTCGAACTCCTTCGTCACCGACGACAGCAAGGCGCCCGTGATCGCCGACCTGCTGCGCCGCGGCGTCAAGGTGACCGTGAACTCCGACGACCCGGCCTACTTCGGCGGGTACGTGACGGAGAACCTCGTCGCCCTGACCCGGGCGGCCGACCTCGGTCCTGACGAGCTCATCCAGCTGCAGCGCAACGCCATCGACATCTCCTGGGCGTCGGAGGAGGTCAAGGAGGGGTTCCTCGCCGAGCTCGACGCGTACGAGGCGCTCGTCGCCCCGCCCCTGTGA
- a CDS encoding alpha/beta hydrolase, giving the protein MPTPSTCPVLDPRLTDEQAARLHAARALVDAALAPRHLAGLAVARARARRPPVLLPELGVGAQDLVVRGAAGPRPARRYVPDELRQSATVLFLHGGGWALGDLDTDDLLCRRLAAATGATVLSLSYRLAPEHPWPAALDDASAVLEALAAGRVPGLTGPLVVAGHGAGGQLAAVLALRARTGRVPPLAHVLLLCPLLDDDLDRDSHRRYGQGLGLSVDDLAWFWRMHVPDRAARHRSDVVPVRTGDLAGCASTTVVVAGADPVRDEGLAFASALARADVDVREVLVEGVPHAFLTTPGVAAGERAVLEAARHLTATLSADRVLDLRESVPQPR; this is encoded by the coding sequence TTGCCCACGCCGTCCACGTGCCCCGTGCTCGACCCCCGCCTCACCGACGAGCAGGCCGCGCGGCTGCACGCCGCCCGCGCGCTCGTCGACGCCGCCCTCGCCCCGCGCCACCTCGCCGGGCTGGCCGTCGCGCGCGCCCGCGCCCGTCGTCCACCGGTGCTCCTGCCCGAGCTCGGCGTCGGCGCGCAGGACCTCGTCGTCCGCGGGGCCGCCGGGCCGCGGCCGGCGCGGCGCTACGTCCCGGACGAGCTGCGGCAGTCGGCGACGGTCCTCTTCCTGCACGGCGGCGGCTGGGCGCTCGGCGACCTCGACACCGACGACCTGCTCTGCCGACGGCTCGCGGCCGCCACCGGCGCCACCGTCCTCAGCCTGTCCTACCGCCTGGCCCCCGAGCACCCGTGGCCCGCGGCGCTCGACGACGCCTCCGCCGTCCTGGAGGCGCTGGCCGCCGGCCGGGTCCCCGGGCTCACCGGCCCGCTCGTCGTCGCCGGTCACGGGGCCGGGGGACAGCTCGCGGCCGTCCTCGCGCTGCGCGCCCGCACGGGCCGGGTGCCACCGCTGGCCCACGTCCTGCTGCTGTGCCCGCTGCTGGACGACGACCTCGACCGCGACTCGCACCGCCGCTACGGCCAGGGGCTGGGGTTGTCCGTGGACGACCTCGCCTGGTTCTGGCGCATGCACGTCCCCGACCGCGCGGCCCGGCACCGCAGCGACGTCGTCCCCGTCCGGACGGGGGACCTGGCGGGGTGCGCGTCCACGACGGTCGTCGTGGCGGGCGCCGACCCGGTCCGCGACGAGGGCCTGGCCTTCGCCTCCGCCCTGGCGCGCGCGGACGTCGACGTGCGGGAGGTCCTCGTCGAGGGGGTGCCCCACGCGTTCCTGACGACGCCGGGCGTGGCGGCGGGGGAGCGGGCGGTCCTCGAGGCCGCCCGGCACCTCACCGCGACCCTGTCCGCCGACCGGGTGCTGGACCTGCGCGAGAGCGTGCCGCAACCGCGCTGA
- a CDS encoding aldo/keto reductase — protein sequence MTVPSIQLHDGVTIPQLGFGVWQVPPEQTAEVVLQALQAGYRHIDTAAGYGNEAGVGDALRASGIPREEVFITTKLANDEHGRDKTLAAFDASMDRLALDYLDLYLIHWPQQADDYVETWQAFEEIKASGRVRTIGVSNFQKTHLRKLIDETGTVPTVNQVEVHPYLVQEDLRSFNAEHGIATESWSPLAQRLGLVEDPVVTGIAEETGRTPAQVVLRWHLQQGNVVIPKSVTPERIVSNFDVTGFELSPEQVEALTGLNRDERTGPDPDVFG from the coding sequence GTGACTGTTCCCAGCATCCAGCTCCACGACGGCGTCACCATCCCCCAACTGGGTTTCGGGGTCTGGCAGGTCCCCCCGGAGCAGACCGCCGAGGTGGTCCTGCAGGCCCTGCAGGCCGGTTACCGCCACATCGACACCGCCGCCGGGTACGGCAACGAGGCGGGCGTCGGTGACGCGCTGCGCGCCAGCGGGATCCCCCGCGAGGAGGTGTTCATCACGACCAAGCTCGCCAACGACGAGCACGGTCGCGACAAGACCCTCGCCGCGTTCGACGCGTCGATGGACCGGCTCGCCCTGGACTACCTCGACCTGTACCTCATCCACTGGCCGCAGCAGGCCGACGACTACGTCGAGACCTGGCAGGCGTTCGAGGAGATCAAGGCCTCCGGCCGCGTCCGGACGATCGGCGTCTCGAACTTCCAGAAGACCCACCTGCGCAAGCTCATCGACGAGACCGGGACCGTCCCGACCGTGAACCAGGTCGAGGTGCACCCCTACCTCGTCCAGGAGGACCTGCGGTCCTTCAACGCCGAGCACGGCATCGCCACGGAGTCCTGGAGCCCGCTGGCCCAGCGCCTCGGGCTGGTCGAGGACCCCGTCGTCACCGGCATCGCCGAGGAGACCGGCCGGACCCCCGCCCAGGTCGTCCTGCGCTGGCACCTGCAGCAGGGGAACGTCGTCATCCCCAAGTCCGTCACGCCCGAGCGCATCGTGTCGAACTTCGACGTCACCGGGTTCGAGCTCTCGCCCGAGCAGGTCGAGGCCCTCACCGGGCTGAACCGGGACGAGCGCACCGGCCCGGACCCCGACGTCTTCGGCTGA
- a CDS encoding ATP-binding protein — MTRLELQADPSAARRTRSWLREQLAAVTLPTQVRQTLELLATELVTNAVRHGGEPIEVRLHHLEGAVRVSVSDGGSGRPLVRHVPPTATGGRGVALVDTLAHRWGLDPDGAGKTVWFELPLG; from the coding sequence ATGACGCGTCTGGAGCTGCAGGCCGATCCGTCGGCTGCTCGGCGCACCCGGTCGTGGTTGCGCGAGCAGCTCGCCGCCGTCACCCTCCCCACCCAGGTCCGGCAGACGCTGGAGCTGCTGGCGACCGAGCTGGTCACGAACGCCGTGCGCCACGGCGGTGAGCCCATCGAGGTCCGGCTGCACCACCTGGAGGGGGCGGTGCGCGTCTCGGTCAGCGACGGCGGCTCGGGGCGCCCCCTGGTGCGGCACGTGCCGCCCACGGCGACCGGCGGGCGGGGTGTCGCGCTCGTCGACACCCTCGCCCACCGGTGGGGGCTGGACCCGGACGGGGCCGGGAAGACCGTGTGGTTCGAACTGCCCCTCGGCTGA
- a CDS encoding GAF domain-containing SpoIIE family protein phosphatase, with protein sequence MQTAPTDQTPGGLAQTTLLPAHPDVDLDRFARLGTLALGVPVALVSMVSRHGQVLPGAVGLPEPWQSARRTPLTHSLCQHVVTSGDVFAVEDARRDPLTADSLAIPDLGVVAYAGAPLRLPDPRTGLPTAGAPVVGVLCAIDGRPRRWSREQLGVLADLAAACSAELGLRVLEERNRLLLRLGDALVGARSVEEVSSTVARVTRSELGGAWSGLLLPDGHGRLRFTTLDALPPGTLPAWTTIDLDAPVPAAAAARERRPLLFATVEELREAFPLVETKALMPDFAASAYLPLLVQDRLVGVLCLVWASERQTLDAEADVWSALARFTAQALDRATLDAERRSRAQVLQQSLLPRLPESTGRLQVRGRYVPATREEQIGGDWYDVVVGPDGAVTLVLGDVVGHDMAAAATMAQVRGLLRAFVWDRAASPTGPVQRLDRALPGLGVDALATLVVACVEEGPDGFALRWTNAGHPPPVLLHPDGRTELLAAAPDLLVGLVADAPRHEHVVPVPPGATLVLYTDGLIEQRGRSLVGGIERVRESLRGNRSTDLDVLLDTLLAELVGARGEDDCALLAVRFP encoded by the coding sequence GTGCAGACGGCGCCGACGGACCAGACCCCGGGAGGACTGGCGCAGACCACCCTGCTCCCGGCCCACCCCGACGTCGACCTGGACCGCTTCGCCCGGCTCGGGACCCTCGCCCTGGGCGTGCCGGTCGCCCTCGTCTCGATGGTCAGCCGCCACGGCCAGGTCCTCCCCGGGGCCGTCGGCCTGCCCGAGCCGTGGCAGAGCGCCCGCCGGACGCCCCTGACGCACTCGCTGTGCCAGCACGTGGTCACCTCCGGGGACGTCTTCGCCGTCGAGGACGCCCGGCGCGACCCCCTCACCGCCGACTCCCTGGCCATCCCCGACCTCGGCGTCGTCGCCTACGCGGGCGCTCCGCTGCGGCTGCCGGACCCGCGCACCGGGCTGCCGACGGCCGGGGCCCCCGTCGTCGGGGTGCTGTGCGCCATCGACGGCCGGCCCCGCCGGTGGAGCCGGGAGCAGCTCGGGGTGCTGGCGGACCTCGCCGCTGCCTGCTCCGCCGAGCTCGGGCTGCGGGTGCTGGAGGAGCGCAACCGGCTGCTGCTGCGGCTCGGGGACGCCCTCGTCGGCGCCCGGTCCGTCGAGGAGGTCAGCTCCACGGTCGCCCGCGTCACCCGCTCCGAGCTGGGTGGCGCCTGGAGCGGCCTGCTGCTGCCCGACGGGCACGGGCGGCTGCGCTTCACCACGCTGGACGCGCTGCCCCCGGGCACCCTGCCCGCCTGGACGACCATCGACCTCGACGCGCCCGTCCCGGCCGCCGCGGCCGCCCGCGAGCGCCGACCGCTCCTGTTCGCCACCGTCGAGGAGCTGCGGGAGGCGTTCCCGCTCGTGGAGACGAAGGCCCTCATGCCCGACTTCGCGGCGTCGGCGTACCTGCCGCTGCTCGTGCAGGACCGGCTCGTCGGGGTGCTGTGCCTCGTGTGGGCCTCGGAGCGCCAGACGCTGGACGCCGAGGCCGACGTGTGGAGCGCGCTGGCGCGGTTCACGGCGCAGGCCCTGGACCGGGCGACGCTGGACGCCGAGCGGCGCTCGCGCGCGCAGGTGCTGCAGCAGTCGCTACTGCCGCGGCTGCCGGAGTCGACGGGGCGGTTGCAGGTGCGCGGCCGGTACGTGCCGGCCACGCGGGAGGAGCAGATCGGCGGTGACTGGTACGACGTCGTCGTCGGCCCCGACGGCGCGGTCACGCTGGTGCTGGGCGACGTGGTCGGTCACGACATGGCGGCCGCCGCGACGATGGCGCAGGTCCGGGGGCTGCTGCGGGCGTTCGTGTGGGACCGGGCGGCGTCCCCGACCGGGCCGGTGCAGCGGCTGGACCGGGCGCTGCCGGGTCTGGGGGTGGACGCGCTCGCAACGCTGGTCGTGGCCTGCGTGGAGGAGGGCCCGGACGGGTTCGCGCTGCGGTGGACGAACGCCGGGCACCCGCCTCCGGTGCTGCTGCACCCCGACGGACGCACCGAGCTGCTGGCCGCGGCCCCGGACCTGCTGGTGGGTCTCGTCGCGGACGCCCCGCGGCACGAGCACGTGGTGCCCGTCCCGCCGGGGGCGACGCTGGTGCTGTACACCGACGGGCTCATCGAGCAACGCGGCCGCAGTCTCGTCGGGGGCATCGAGCGGGTGCGGGAGTCGTTGCGCGGCAACCGGTCGACCGATCTGGACGTGCTGCTGGACACGCTGCTGGCGGAGCTGGTCGGCGCCCGGGGCGAGGACGACTGCGCCCTGCTCGCCGTCCGGTTCCCGTGA
- a CDS encoding VOC family protein — protein MTTTDTPAAQPTGIHHVRLTVTDIARSKAFYQDVFDVEPAVDFSAEAADPGVREDPERLYGGCVFALGDQLLGLRPVAEAGDRFVSTRVGLDHVSLRVGSRADLERAAERLAARGVEHGQVLELDQGIAILSLQDPDDINLELTAPL, from the coding sequence ATGACCACCACCGACACCCCCGCCGCGCAGCCGACCGGCATCCACCACGTCCGGCTGACCGTGACCGACATCGCCCGCTCGAAGGCGTTCTACCAGGACGTCTTCGACGTCGAGCCAGCCGTCGACTTCAGCGCCGAGGCCGCCGACCCCGGGGTCCGCGAGGACCCCGAGAGGCTCTACGGCGGCTGCGTCTTCGCCCTCGGCGACCAGCTCCTCGGCCTGCGCCCCGTCGCCGAGGCCGGCGACCGGTTCGTCTCCACCCGCGTCGGGCTGGACCACGTCAGCCTGCGGGTCGGCTCCCGCGCCGACCTCGAGCGGGCCGCCGAACGCCTCGCCGCCCGCGGCGTCGAGCACGGTCAGGTCCTCGAGCTCGACCAGGGCATCGCGATCCTGTCCCTGCAGGACCCGGACGACATCAACCTGGAGCTGACGGCCCCGCTGTGA